ACACAAAAAGAgaagaaacacaaaaagtttccATGGTCCTAGCAATTTACTCCCTCCGTTACATTTTAtttgtctacatacatccgtatcaAGATAAATCTAAGATACATACTTCCGTAGTAGATAAatctaagacaagtaatatggatcggagggcgTAATTTTGAAATATGGTTTATCGGAGTTGCCATCAGGGTGCGAAACAGTACTCCCTCCATCTTGAATTACTTGTCTTTAGTTTTGTGAAGAAacgatgtatctagacatgtatTTGTGTTAGAGATACATCCATATTTAGAAAATTTTAAGCAAATAATTTGAGACGAAGATAATAAATGACATGACAAAACAAAATTGAAAAATGCCATGGCAAAACACATCTCAATTAAGCACGGCAATATGATTTAAGTTGCCATAGCAAAAGTCATTATTACATATATCTATTCCACTGCAATGACACACTGGAAGCAGAGATACATGCACTAATGCAGGGCATGGCCCTAGCCCTGCAACATATCGAGCTTCATGTTGTCGCGCAGTCGGATTCGTCCATGGCATTGTCGATTTTCAGTGGTGATTCACTACTTCGGTCTCCATATACACGGTCATCTAGTTTTGGAGATTAATTCCCTCAGAGAGAACCGGGAGTTTATTCTGCAAAAGCTTCATAGTAGTCAGAATAGAGTTGCAGATTGTCTGGCAAGATATAGCCGTGCTGAACGTAGCACAACGGTGTGGCTCCACAGAGGGTCCTCGTGTACTGAAATTCTTGCCTCTTAATTGTAACTCTATTATATTGAAATAAAACTCTTTTATCCCCGCAGAAAAAGTCATTATCAAGTCAGTATGCCCAACATGatattctttttttttttgcggggagcCCAATATGATATTCTACTTGCCATGGCAACAAAAAATATATGAAAAATGTCGTGGCAACACATCTTAATTACACACACAAAAGAATCCTGTAGATTTACTATCCACCGTAAGTCCATGTAAGAGTACACCATTAGACGGGGACGAAATCTTTCACGAAGAAAAGCAGAGTATCCAGAGATAAAAAGCAGGGGGGCTTGCAAAAGGCAGCGAAGGGTGGTCCGCCAGGGAAAAATCATACTAGTCAGCTTCCAACCCCACTTACCAGCCGGCAGCGCTAATCTCGTAACAAAATCCACCAATAGGATTCTAAGCTTTATTTCCCAGAGATTTTTATTCTATCTCTCTCTTTCCGCCGCTCCGCTCGTGCGTTCGGCGCAACAGCAAACCGATCGCAATGCCTTGCGTGCCAGCTCCAAtctcctagccgccgccgctcgcccgcTCTCCAATCCGCCTCCATCTCCAACCGCAATCCTCCCCCGATTCTTCCGAGTTCAGTTACCACTGCCCGTACCACCACCACTACTTGAACCCACCGCCGTCAATCTGCGTCGGGGTTTAGCAGCTCCGCCCGCCCGTCCCCAAAGGTCCGCTTTTTCTTTCTCCTTCACGAACTCGCAGTAAAAAGGAAATTCCGACTCCATCTTGAGTAGCGGCAGCGGTAGCAGAATTTAACAGGcgccgcatcctcgccgtcgtcGCCAAAGATGTGACTCTGTTTTTCGATTATTATTGATTCTCTCATCGGCGGCGTAGAGCCTAAATTTCCGGCGTAACTTTGGGTTGTCTCGCAGGTCCAGCGGCGAAGAGTAAAGGAACCTGCCCGGATTCAAAGCGGCGGCGGGATCGGATTCCATCACTTGGATAAATTGCCACCGATCGGCTTTTTTCCTTCCTTCCGTCCGTCGGTGTGCCGGTGCGGCGGCCGGGCAGCGAGAGGGGGAGTCCGAGGACAGGTGGGAACTAGAAGGCCGGTACTGCTGGCTCCTCCGTTTGGTTTGCAGGGGAGGGGTTCAGTCAGATGGGGGCCATCATGTGCTGCTTACGCGGCCGCGGCCCCGGCCCCGGCGACGACGCGCCTGGCTGCTGCTGCCTGCCATGGCCTTTCCTGAACAACGATCGcaacaacgacaacaacaacagcaacaatcACAACTCGGTATGTTTCTACCTATCTGTTTGTTTTGCCCGTCTTGTCTGGAGATATTTGGTGGAGTTGCGGTGATATAGACATGTGATGGATTTAGTCATGGTGTTGGTGAAATGCACGGAAATCGTGTTGCGGAGTGGCAGATGGTGGGTGGATTTTCCGTGTTCGTGATCCTCGCATGCGCTAGTCATGCCCCAGGATCGCATTGCCGTGATCTCAGAATAGCGGATGTTCATTATTGTGTTCATTTAATTGCGTAACTTGTATCGGCTAACTGTAAATTAGTAGTAGTAGATAAACCATGAACGGATATTAGTAGTTTGCATGGAGCCTATCCAGTTTTATTACCCTGAGACTTGTTTGACAGTCAGTCCAGAGGTGCTATTCTCAGAAGTTGGAACTGGACAACTCGGTACTCTATAAGTAAGATACTAACACCCAACTACAAATGGTCTGTCCGTGTAGCTTGAAAATTATTACAGTAGTAAACAGTTTGGTATAATTAATGGTGCCACATTTGTCCATAATAATTCCATGTTCTGTCTGGACCTTCTGTTTCAGTCAGCTGCTATGCACTAGTATCATCTAAATGTTTTATTCACCCACAGGGCGCTCCTGCTCGTCAACGAGCGAATACACGGGTTGCGCCTGTTCAGGGAAGGGTTCCTCCTGCGGGTTCACGGCAGGATGATTCAATGAACACCTTCCGCTGCCCACCTAGGCCTTTGCCTTATGATGATCCTCAATTCAGACATCAAACGGAGCGCCACCCGCTGGTGGCAGGACATGACAAGGCTTCAACGCAATCCCAGAAATCTAAACTACTTGAAGAAAACAATGATGCTGATACCAGATCAACTTGTGCCGATCAGAAGGCTGATGGACCGTCCCTGAAAGATCAGTCGGGAGGTAAAAAAATCGGGGGAGCTCAAGTCTGTGTTCCTTCTGATTCTGAGGATGACTGTCCAATATGCCTAGAAGGTCAGTGAAAACAATTACCTGTTTTACAACTCCTTCACTATTCAGAATTGCAGCATCTTGTATTTTCGCTCAGGGGGATTTACAATTTACACTTCTTCGCATATATCATATAAAGTACACGAGAAAGAGAGCATCTGAAACATTCTTGTGTCAGTTGCAAAAATATACGTATTTGTTCATTTTAATCATTATTGTTAATGAATATATGTCTTAATTAATCAGTTCTCATTGATAGCTGGTTTGTTACCATTTTATCAAATTGCTGCCACGTGAATACATCTACTCTGGCAATGGTAAAGGAAAACAAATGTAGCATCCCATAACTCTGAATTTATATCCTTGTACTTTGTGCACAGTTGTTTGCTCTTCTTGTCTTCTGATTGTTTCTTATTTACAGAGTATGATTACGAGAATCCAAAGATAGTGCTTCAGTGCAACCATAATTTCCATCTTAGTTGCATTTACGAGTGGATGGAAAGAAGTCAATCTTGTGCGGTCTGTGCCAAGGTATTAAACTTATACGTAAACCCCCTTTTTTTCACCTGAGAAGGGAAGCATTAGTTGGTATTTGATCTAATCTGGCAAAAATCATGTCAAACATTTTGACTGCTGAACTGCTCCATTGTAGGTAATGTTGTTTAAAGTGGACCAATAACCATGCTGGCTGCAATTCTTTACACATGCTGAAGACCCAGGACTGAATTGCTTAGGTTGTGTACATAGCATCGGTGAAATCATGTCGCTAGATTGTTTGCTGAAACCTCTAGCGGTGCGAAGATTCGGCTTTTCCTTCTAGAGCAGTTCATGTTTCTCTTTTCTCCACGAATTTGATGATTTCTGCCAATGCACACCTGGCATTTTTCAAACTGATGTTACTTTGGTGAACGGTGGGTGATCGCATTGGCTTGACATGCTCAAGTATAATACTCTGGAAACCTCACAAGTTACATCCACTTCTTTGCCAATAGCTATTTTGACATCATTTCAATAGTTTCCATCTAGAACCATGTAGTTCTAGAATCAAGATGCAGCGTATGCTCACCCCTAATGTATCGTTATTATTGAATGAGCAGTACATGATCTATCACAA
The Aegilops tauschii subsp. strangulata cultivar AL8/78 chromosome 3, Aet v6.0, whole genome shotgun sequence genome window above contains:
- the LOC109769693 gene encoding E3 ubiquitin-protein ligase At3g02290, translating into MGAIMCCLRGRGPGPGDDAPGCCCLPWPFLNNDRNNDNNNSNNHNSGAPARQRANTRVAPVQGRVPPAGSRQDDSMNTFRCPPRPLPYDDPQFRHQTERHPLVAGHDKASTQSQKSKLLEENNDADTRSTCADQKADGPSLKDQSGGKKIGGAQVCVPSDSEDDCPICLEEYDYENPKIVLQCNHNFHLSCIYEWMERSQSCAVCAKVMLFKVDQ